The DNA segment CTACCTGTTCGGTCAGTACAAGCGCATCACTAACCGCTACGAGTCCGGCGTACTCACCGGCAAAGGACTGACCTGGGGTGGCGCGCGCGTCCGCACCGAGGCCACCGGTTACGGCTCGGTCTTCTTCACCGAGGAAATGCTCGCCACCACGGGCGAGTCCTTCGACGGCAAGGCCGTGACGATCTCCGGTTCGGGCAACGTCGCGATCTACGCGGCCGAAAAAGTCATCGAACTCGGCGGACGCGTGGTTAGCATGTCGGACTCCAACGGCTATGTCGTTGACGAGCGTGGCCTTAACCTCGACCTGGTCAAGGACATCAAAGAGGTTCGTCGCGGACGAATCTCCGAGTATGTCGAGAGCCAGAAGCGCGCCCGCTATGTGGCCGACGGCTCGATCTGGGATGTGCCGTGCGATGTCGCGCTGCCCAGCGCGACCCAGAACGAGCTGGACGAGACTGCCGCGACGACCCTGGTGCAGAACGGTTGTGTCGCCGTCGCAGAAGGGGCCAACATGCCCTGTACGCCGGCTGCGGTGCACGTCTTCCAAGACGCCAAGGTCGCCTTCGCCCCCGGTAAGGCCGCCAACGCTGGCGGTGTGGCCACCTCGGCGCTTGAGATGCAGCAGAATGCCTCGCGCGATTCGTGGACCTTCGAGCACTCGGAAAACCGGCTCAAGTCGATCATGGTCGACATCCACGCCACCTGCTTCGAGACCGCGCAGGAGTACGGCGCTCCGGGCGACTATGTCCTCGGCGCCAACATCGCCGGTTTCGTCAAGGTCGCCGACGCGATGCTGGCACACGGGCTGATCTAGCCACTGACGTTCAGCGCACCGAGACGGCGCTTCGGGCACGACCTTTCGTGCCCGAAGCGCCGATTTCGTACCCGCTGCGGTGACTGTCTTAGTCATCCCGAACAACTCCCGCCGGCGAATACGGCGTTTGCCTGATGCTCCATGCCCCTCTTACGACGAACGTGAAGGTCGTCCGAAGAGGAAGGAAGGACATCATCATGATCCCGATGCAAACAGAGTCATTGGCGCAGGAGTCGGCGTACCGCCGGTCCCAGGTCGCTCGTTCACGCGGCAGGTGGTCCAGGCTGCGGCGTCGCAGCGGGCGACGCCGCTCGGGCGAGCCCGCTCCCGCCACGCGGCCGAGTCTGAACATTCCCAGTTCGACGGTACGCACGGCGCTGTACGTCGTGCCAAGCTACTCGTGGATCCTGCGTTAGCTACCCCGGCCGCAGGATCCACGAGCGCGGCGTGCCTCGAGAAGTGTCACCTGGACGTGTCACGATGGTGGACGTGCCGAGATGGGGTTCTGACATACCGATCGTGGGCCGCGCTACCGAGGTGGCCAGGCTCATGTCCGCGCTCGAACGTGCGGCTGCCGGCGAGGCCACGGCGGTGCTGCTGGCCGGCGACGCCGGCGTCGGCAAGACCCGCGTGCTGCGCGAGGTCACCGAGAAGGCCCGTAACCATGAGTTTGTCGTGGCATACGGCTACTGCATGGATGTGGGAGAAGTGGGCATGCCCTACCTCCCCTTCAGCGACCTACTCAACTCGTTGGCAGACAGCGGCGACCACGACGACGTCTTCGCCGAGCACCAGGTCGTTCGCCGACTACTGAGGGGCGGCGGACCGGGTCTGGACCAGACCAGCCGGCTACAGCTGTTTGACGCGGTCATCGCGCTGTGCGCTGCGATCTCCCGCAAGCGGCCGCTACTGCTCGTCATCGAAGACTTGCACTGGGCGGACCAGTCGACCCGCGAGTTGCTGCGATTCCTGCTGAGCCGCATCCGAGACGAACACATCGCGGTTGTTGCGTCGTACCGCTCAGATGACCTGCACCGCCGGCACCCGCTGCGCGCGACACTAGGCGAGCTGGTCCGGCTGCCCGCCGTCGAACGTATGCAGCTCGATCCGCTGCCCGACCCAAGCGTTAGCCGGCTGATCCGGGCACTGCAGCCACACACGATGCCCGCGCCAGTCGTACGCCGCATCGTCCAACAGTCGGAGGGGAATCCTTTCTACGCAGAGGAACTGCTGGCCGCTGCCCTCGAGCGCCCCGACGACGCGTCCATACACAACGGACTTCCAAGCGCTCTGGCCGACTTGTTGGTCACCCGGTTCGAACAGCTCACTCCCGAGGGCCAGCAGGTCATCCGAGTCGCATCGGTCGCGGGCCGACGCGTCGAACACTCGTTGTTACGCGACGCGGTATCCCTGCCGACTGACCAGCTGGACGCGGGACTTCGCGATGCGATTGGCAACTACATCCTTGAACCCGCAGGCGACGGGCAGGCCTACACTTTCCGCCATGCGCTTTTGCAGGAGGCGTCGTACGGCGACCTGCTGCCAGGCGAACGCGCGCGAGTCCATGCTGTGTACGCCGAACTACTGAGCGCCGATGCCGATCCAGC comes from the Antricoccus suffuscus genome and includes:
- the gdhA gene encoding NADP-specific glutamate dehydrogenase; translation: MATKLDATGNEAVERIYEQVVSRNQGETEFHQAVREVISSLGPVLDKHPEYAEACIIERVCEPERQIIFRVPWMTDQGQIKINRGFRVEFNSALGPYKGGLRFHPSVYLGIVKFLGFEQIFKNALTGMPIGGGKGGSDFDPKGRSDHEIMRFCQSFMTELYRHLGEYTDVPAGDIGVGGREIGYLFGQYKRITNRYESGVLTGKGLTWGGARVRTEATGYGSVFFTEEMLATTGESFDGKAVTISGSGNVAIYAAEKVIELGGRVVSMSDSNGYVVDERGLNLDLVKDIKEVRRGRISEYVESQKRARYVADGSIWDVPCDVALPSATQNELDETAATTLVQNGCVAVAEGANMPCTPAAVHVFQDAKVAFAPGKAANAGGVATSALEMQQNASRDSWTFEHSENRLKSIMVDIHATCFETAQEYGAPGDYVLGANIAGFVKVADAMLAHGLI